Part of the bacterium genome, CGCCACTTCCCGGCGTCGTGCCCTCGACCAGGAGGCGGATTCTCCTGGAACGATCTGGATGACCCACATCAGACATGCGTGTCCGCTTCCTTCTCAAGCCAATGAGGTTGCAGCTACCGGCGCAGATTCGCGCATTCGTCTCAATAGGCCTCTTCGGCGTCGAGGGAAACCAGCTTGACGGTCCGCATCTAATACCGGGAGAGACAGTAGAGCCCAGAAGGCGCCTCGCGAAGCGGTGTTACCAAACCGGCAGACTCGGACTCTCCTAGATGCAATAATCCGCCAAAATGCCTGCTATCAAAACACTACTGATTGGTGCCGGAAACCGGGGTCGCAGCGTATTTGGACGGTACGCACTAGAGCATCCCGAACGGCTTCGCATTATCGGCGTGGCTGAACCGGTCGACGAGCGCAGGGCGATCTTTGCCCGGGAACACGACCTTCCGACGGAGCGTTGCTACCAGAACTGGCCAGAACTGCTTTCGGGAGTTTCAGGGGCAGACGCTGTCATTGTCGCCACCGGAGACTCCCAGCACGTCGAGCCCGCAATCGCGGCGCTGGCCAGCGGCTACCACGTCTTGTTGGAGAAGCCGATCGCGCCGTCACCCGAAGCGTGCTTGCGCGTGGTCGAAGCCGCGGAAACGGCACAACGCGCGCTACAGATCGGTCACGTTCTGCGACACACGGATTTCTACCAGCGCGCGCACGCTATTCTTCGCAGCGGACGGATCGGTCGCATCATCCACATGGACCTGCGCGAACACGTCGCTCACTGGCATATGGCGCACTCCTACGTGCGCGGGAAGTTTCGCAATTCTCAGATCGCAGCACCGTTCATCCTGGCCAAGAGTTGCCACGATCTCGACCTCCTGGTGTGGCTGGCCGAGGCCCCTGTACTGAAGCTCCAGTCCTTCGGAAGCCGCTCGCATTACCGTCAGGAGTACGCGCCTCCCGGAGCGCCAGAGCGGTGCACCGACGGCTGTCCCGTTCAGGCCTCGTGTCCACACGATGCGGAAGCTTTCTATCTGGGACCGAACGAAGAACTCGCTCGCCTGTGGCCCTGGCACGATCTTTCGACCGATCCGTCCCGTGCAGCCCGCCGGAAGGCGTTAGAGAACGGACGCTATGGGCGATGCGCATACCGATGCGACAACGACGTTGCGGATCACCAGACCGTAAACCTGGAACTCGAAGACGGTGTGACCGCGACGCTAGGCGTGCATGGGGTCGCAACTCATGAATCGCGCACCTTGCGAATCAGCGGCAGCGAAGGAGAGCTTCGCGGTCACCTGGACAGCGGTGCGATCGAGATCACCCGCCACGGCCAACTCCAGAGTGAACAGGTTCAGATTCCCGAGCCAGAATCGGGCCATTCAGGCGGCGACGAAGGCCTCATGCATCACTTTACAAATGCGTTGCTGACCGGTGAGCTGGATGAGGTTTGCGCCTCCGGCCGAACCGCCCTGGAAAGCCATCTGCTCGGTTTCGCCGCCGAGGTGTCGCGGGCGGAGTCTCGTGTGGTCGAGATGGGCGAATATCGCGAAAGCATCAAGCTCGGCTCGCGATCGAGCGTCCCAAAGGCGACAAAGGAATCTCCACGGTGATCTGTGCCCCGCCGCCCGGGCGGTCTCCAACGCAAATTCGACCTTCATGGCCCATTACGATACCGCGCGCGATCGAAAGGCCGAGCCCGGTCCCTCCACCGCGCGTCGTGTAGAAGGGTTCAAATACCTTCTCGCGTTCCTCTGGTGCTATTCCTGGCCCGGTATCGGCCACGATGAACGTCACGACGCGGGGTTCTTGCATGACCTCTGCCGTGAGCCAGAGTTCGCCACCCTCGGGCATCGCATCGAGAGCGTTTTCGGCCAGGCTCTCTAGCGCAGCCGTGAGCAGCGGACGGTCGATAGTCAGACCTGGAAGACCCTCGCCGATATCGACCGAGAGATTCACGCCCTGTTTCAGTGACCGCTCGGAGAAGTGATCGCGTACCTCCGAGAGGATCGCCGATGCGCGCTCCCGGGAACGATTGATCTTGCCCTGCCGATAGAGCGTGAGCGTACGGGCGACCACATCGCGCACGCGATAACCCAGGCGCAGCACCCGCTGAATGCGGGGTTCGGGGTTCTCATCAACAGCCAGTTCGGCAGTTCCAATCAACGCCGCCAGGGGATTATTGATCGCGTGCGCGACACTTCCCGCGAGGTCTTCAAGAGCGCCCAGGCGCTCTGCCTGCAGCAGACGCGATTGCAATTCGCGCATTTCCCGAGTCCGGCGCTGAACCTCATGCTCGAGTTCTTCACGCTGACGTCGCAGCCGCTCTTCCACTTCGACCTGCTCGCTTACATCGCGCACCGTTACCACGATACCCAGCTCACCTTCTCGGGAACTGAAGCGCCGGGCCGCGAATTCGCCCCAGAAAACGCCGCCATCACCCCTGAGCAGACGCAAGGTCGTGCGGGTCGTGCTGGCTTCCGCTGTTTGCAAGAAAATCGTGCGGGCTCCCAGGCGATCGTCGGGGTGAATCAGTTCTCGGGCATAAGTTCCCACGAGATCGGCCGAGCTGCGACCGAAGACTTCGAGTGCAGAGGAACTCACGAACCGCAACCGACCGCCGTCTGCGATCTCGAACATCACATCCAGAACACTGTCGCTCAGCGCAGCAAAGCGCTCCGCGCTTTCGAGCAATTCAGCTTCCGCCTGTTTGCGCGCATCGATCCTCCGGACAGCG contains:
- a CDS encoding Gfo/Idh/MocA family oxidoreductase; translation: MPAIKTLLIGAGNRGRSVFGRYALEHPERLRIIGVAEPVDERRAIFAREHDLPTERCYQNWPELLSGVSGADAVIVATGDSQHVEPAIAALASGYHVLLEKPIAPSPEACLRVVEAAETAQRALQIGHVLRHTDFYQRAHAILRSGRIGRIIHMDLREHVAHWHMAHSYVRGKFRNSQIAAPFILAKSCHDLDLLVWLAEAPVLKLQSFGSRSHYRQEYAPPGAPERCTDGCPVQASCPHDAEAFYLGPNEELARLWPWHDLSTDPSRAARRKALENGRYGRCAYRCDNDVADHQTVNLELEDGVTATLGVHGVATHESRTLRISGSEGELRGHLDSGAIEITRHGQLQSEQVQIPEPESGHSGGDEGLMHHFTNALLTGELDEVCASGRTALESHLLGFAAEVSRAESRVVEMGEYRESIKLGSRSSVPKATKESPR
- a CDS encoding PAS domain S-box protein yields the protein MKLDRPALISRVRSAIEVLRHGIRSAVDRSELASSHGELERIHRQLREQEAHQRRLLELSFDCVFCIVITPPNHLRLEWASDSFFEVSGLSPDDLPLDDWRTAIHPEDQQRVVEYGLRISAGQLGRCEFRLISQEGEARWVEASTRLESSSPTGERFYYGAVRRIDARKQAEAELLESAERFAALSDSVLDVMFEIADGGRLRFVSSSALEVFGRSSADLVGTYARELIHPDDRLGARTIFLQTAEASTTRTTLRLLRGDGGVFWGEFAARRFSSREGELGIVVTVRDVSEQVEVEERLRRQREELEHEVQRRTREMRELQSRLLQAERLGALEDLAGSVAHAINNPLAALIGTAELAVDENPEPRIQRVLRLGYRVRDVVARTLTLYRQGKINRSRERASAILSEVRDHFSERSLKQGVNLSVDIGEGLPGLTIDRPLLTAALESLAENALDAMPEGGELWLTAEVMQEPRVVTFIVADTGPGIAPEEREKVFEPFYTTRGGGTGLGLSIARGIVMGHEGRICVGDRPGGGAQITVEIPLSPLGRSIASRA